Proteins encoded by one window of Oncorhynchus nerka isolate Pitt River unplaced genomic scaffold, Oner_Uvic_2.0 unplaced_scaffold_6756, whole genome shotgun sequence:
- the LOC135566187 gene encoding uncharacterized protein LOC135566187: PLPIPTLSPYPQPLPSSPTLSPYPQPLPSSPTLIPTLSPYSQPYPYPSAPTLSPCPQPLPSAPTLSPCPSPYPQPLPSAPALSPCPQPLPSALPSAPTLSPTPSPYPQRATLSPYPQPLPSAPTLSPLPQPPTSAPTLSPYPQPLPSAPTLSPYPPQPYPYPQPLPQPPTPNPYPYPQPLPPAPTLSPYLSPASAPAPSPTLSPTPALPSSPPPAPARY, encoded by the coding sequence CCTCTACCCATCCCTACCCTCAGCCCCTACCCCCAGCCCCTACCCTCATCCCCTACCCTCAGCCCCTACCCCCAGCCCCTACCCTCATCCCCTACCCTCATCCCCACCCTCAGCCCCTACTCCCagccctacccctacccctcagCCCCTACCCTCAGCCCCTGCCCCCAGCCCCTACCCTCAGCCCCTACCCTCAGCCCctgccccagcccctacccccaGCCCCTACCCTCAGCCCCTGCCCTCAGCCCCTGCCCTCAGCCCCTACCCTCAGCCCTACCCTCAGCCCCTACCCTCAGCCCtacccccagcccctacccccaGCGCGCTACCCTCAGCCCCTACCCCCAGCCCCTACCCTCAGCCCCTACCCTCAGCCCCCTACCCCAGCCCCCTACCTCAGCCCCTACCCTCAGCCCCTACCCTCAGCCCCTGCCCTCAGCCCCTACCCTCAGCCCCTACCCCCCCCAGCCCTACCCCTACCctcagcccctaccccagcccccTACCCccaacccctacccctacccccagcccctacccccaGCCCCTACCCTCAGCCCCTACCTCAGCCCTGCCTCAGCCCCTGCCCCCAGCCCTACCCTCAGccctaccccagccctacccTCATCCCCACCCCCAGCCCCTGCCCGTTATTAA